Proteins co-encoded in one Brassica oleracea var. oleracea cultivar TO1000 chromosome C4, BOL, whole genome shotgun sequence genomic window:
- the LOC106338448 gene encoding brix domain-containing protein ZK795.3-like: MVYLGLTGMIEVVAHWGMLQSHRGGNAAKPPRRMVIYISLINYVVQAVPQSHIDNEYANATEKDAKIFLTISRDLSAPLTGFVKELKSVFPNTRRMNRGSQVVSEIIETAWSHAYTEVIFVTKNRGKPEQYPHVIFDNFTSHMGKRVASMLKHMFPVDARCIITNKSDYISFRNHVYDKGEGGPKSIELKEDGPRFELRVYQVLCGTMELEEAEMEWVSWTTLEKSLTNYVLTLC, encoded by the exons ATGGTTTATCTTGGTTTGACTGGAATGATAGAAGTAGTAGCTCATTGGGGAATGCTACAAAGCCACCGAGGAGGTAATGCTGCAAAGCCACCGAGGAG AATGGTTATATATATTTCTCTAATAAATTATGTGGTGCAAGCAGTTCCACAGAGTCATATTGATAATGAATATGCAAATGCAACAGAAAAAGATGCCAAGATTTTTTTGACCATATCTAGAGATCTTAGTGCTCCACTTACGGGATTCGTCAAG GAGTTGAAGAGTGTATTTCCTAACACCAGGAGAATGAATCGTGGTAGTCAG GTCGTTTCGGAGATTATTGAAACTGCATGGTCGCATGCTTATACTGAAGTGATATTTGTTACTAAGAACCGTGGTAAGCCTGAGCAATATCCTCATGTCATTTTTGACAACTTTACAAGTCAT ATGGGTAAAAGAGTTGCGAGCATGTTAAAACACATGTTCCCAGTGGATGCAAGATGTATAATTACTAATAAATCTGATTATATTTCTTTCAG GAATCATGTGTATGATAAAGGAGAAGGAGGCCCAAAATCGATAGAGCTAAAAGAAGACGGTCCTCGGTTTGAGTTGCGGGTCTACCAGGTATTAT GTGGAACAATGGAACTAGAGGAAGCAGAGATGGAATGGGTTTCTTGGACAACACTTGAGAAGTCTTTGACAAACTATGTTTTAACTCTGTGTTGA